A region of the Arthrobacter sp. FW306-07-I genome:
TTCTTCTCCATCTTTGCGCCGTAGCGGCTGCGGGCCTGCTTACGGTTCTTTACACCCTGGGTATCGAGGGCGCCACGGACGATCTTGTAGCGGACACCCGGAAGGTCCTTCACACGACCACCGCGAACGAGCACAATGGAGTGCTCCTGCAGGTTGTGGCCAACACCGGGGATGTAGGCGGTAACTTCCACGCCGCCGTTGAGGCGCACACGTGCCACCTTACGCAGAGCCGAGTTCGGCTTCTTCGGGGTGGTGGTGTAGACGCGGGTGCAGACACCGCGGCGCATGGGGCTGCCCTTAAGCGCGGGAGCCTTGGTCTTTGAGACCTTAGGCGTGCGGCCCTTGCGGACCAGCTGGTTAATCGTAGGCACTCTCGTGTTCTCCGTTTTATCCGGAGTGGCTGTTTCCGGCCACTCTCCTT
Encoded here:
- the rpsL gene encoding 30S ribosomal protein S12 yields the protein MPTINQLVRKGRTPKVSKTKAPALKGSPMRRGVCTRVYTTTPKKPNSALRKVARVRLNGGVEVTAYIPGVGHNLQEHSIVLVRGGRVKDLPGVRYKIVRGALDTQGVKNRKQARSRYGAKMEKK